The genomic DNA ACCGGCCGTATATGCCACTTGTCATTTggaaacccctgggagtcaatgggttcaaGTTCTATTTGAAATTATGTGCATTTCATCTGTTTTTGGTTGGGTTAAGCCAGATATCCACAACCCAGTAGTGTCAGTCTTCGATGGAATGAGCCCCATTACTTTATGGTTTTATCTATAAATTTAGAATGGCCACTGTTATTTTTGCATTTAGCATGGGTAATCCCTCACGTAGCTACCTGGTTTTATGTATCAAACATCAGTGTTGTGGTCAACGGATTGAGCATTATTTGGTGGGACCTGTACTCCAAAtcttagctacatgtacatgtgcattGTCTGATGAGCCAAGGCCAGATAAGAAGGATCGACACTTCTGGGTTACGGACTTCTGGTTAAGCCAAGTTGAcattcaaactttttttcttgtgGGCTGTTGTGAGTGCTAATGGCCTATAATTACACTATTTAAGCAATAGTCGACAAGAGGACTTTGtccatgtttacatagccttGTCTAGACACaaaggggagttgggagaatttgcattagagggtttgcataactttcAAGAATTCTCCAAACTCCCTGAGTGTTTAGATGACTGGCTATGTAGTGTAGACACTGAAAAAGTTCTCTAttacttttataaaatatttctcaaaaataatttgacaaatgaaggaaaatgctgggtttttttacttcttgattgaaacagatttacTTGATTGGTtttatttcctaccagccaatcaaaacatgcTTCTGACAACACATGaacaatcaaaatttgtgtgatgtcacagtgGTGTTTAcgtactctcatctaaacacatctatggaccaatgagagtgcatgTGCTGTTCTTATTATTTTATGATATCATGTCTATTTTACTTACACCAGTTGCACTACTTTGATGTGATGTAGAAAGCACACTATATAGAGCTATCAacataattgttttgtttccaGAAAAAAAGGTTGTAACCTTTGTTATAGattgaagaaaaacaaatttgatttaGTTATCAGCTGCCATAATTAGTTACAAGCAATTTCTGCTTAAACTGCTGTATTTCGTGTtgaaaattttcttcatttggtAAACAGACAGGCCCCAGTTATTCAAAagctggatagcgctatcctcttgacaaatcactatccattggatagcacaATTGTGgatttattttaataattaaattttattgacCTGCTccaaactgagtggcttcatttCTCAGTTTGTAGAACATAATTATTGCATTGGTATTCCAGGGGACATGGGTTTGAATCTCATTGAAGCCAACTGAAGTTTTCAAGTGTCTAGTGGAgacattttattaaaaagagagagaaacaaTGGAAATACATGACATTTCAATAACTCCTCTTTATTGTTTATATTTGTTTTCAAAGGTTTTAGGAAATCGATTCTTACTATTATCACATACagagcaaaattactgaatgctgatttgAGGGCATTGTTCCTTAATCACAAGGgttttttggtaatcaagagggcaagattacttgatcctgatttgTTAACAGTTACTTATCCAAAGCAAGCTAATTTACAAGAGAATCTTTTTCCagattaaactactttttttccacatataaaatacattttaagcacTATTTCAGTTGACAGCAACACTGATATTTAACCGAATGGGAGcgtgttgattgtcatttgttgtGGCATTGAATTTGCTTCTCTCAATAATTTTTCCCTTTATGCgataaacatgtaattgcaatgtgCCCTTGTGCAATAATTTAAGGATTGatttcacttgttttttttttcaaagttttgcaAATTACcctcatcatgaattttgtgagaaaactttgaaaatttgcATGAAATTAATCCGTGATTGCCCTGGGGCCCATGCgatacacatacatgtactaacagacagttgcttaaattctTCACTTAAGTTCCAGGATCACTTTTCCCttcagtaataattattattgtttttccaTGCACATCATGATGTTTCTTTTTGACTgtcttattaattatttttgtgtgTAGGGCTTTGGCAAGATATGGAGGATTGCCTAAGCTGCGTCACCTGGACTTATCAGGCTGCCTTCAAGTGACTGCTCAAGGACTTAGGGACTTGGTTAATGTTTGTCCTAATCTGGACCATGCAGAGTTCTTTTACTGTGACAATATTGATGAGGGCCCTTACCCTGATACAGCCAGTGGTTGTCAAAATCTGCAGTGTAAAAACCGTGTGTGTTGCCGCACTGGTGAATAAACATTAGCTGCAATATTAAATGTAATTCTGTAGAGTGCAAAGCACTGCAGCTGTGCACTAAATGTTTTAGTAGTTGGCCATTTTACTGTTTCCAAGGAAGGCTTTGATTTCACATGAAGGCTTGGGTGATGATGACCTCTTCTTGTCCTTGAATACGAGACCAGTTTAACTGTGGcactataaaataattattgtatgtaAAAACATTTTTGGTTTCTCTAACAAGAGTTTGTAGCTTCTTTTGCCCTGTCAGATTGCAGTATTcttagtaattaattatttttttccttaaacaAGCATAATTTTCAGGTTGAGTGGTGATTTTTTAACATTAACTGTGAAGGGAATGCAGACTGTATAAACAGATATTTCCATAGACAAAGCAGtttgttcattttcttttttttaatgaaataaattagTGATTGTCACTGTGGAAGTGAGAAAGAaaacccttttccttttttcagaaatatttgaaagcaTTTTAGCCTTACACTCTACTGGTataattttgattttaattttgataGAGATTGTTTTCTCTGagttactttactttaagtgAACCCATTCACAGCAGCTGAGGAAGGGTCAAGACCATTAATTAGAAAacactttttattattattaaaagaaaattactcTTCAagaaatcaaagcttaaaatctTGTCATCCTAATGTCAAGAAAACAGTCTTCCGAAATGAAGAaaacttaattttcttttccaTTGCAGCTCTATGCAATGATTTTCATAGAAAtgctttaaaaacattttaggcAAATACCAGTATAAATGTAGATATTATAGAAGAAAAGAGTATACTTAAGATAGCTTACAACTTTTAATAAGGAGAGCACAATTTACAGTATGAGTTGcatagtacatgtatgtaatacTATGTAGTCAAGCAATTCGTTGCTCCAGTAGAAATAAATTGAGTACCGTCTGTTGTCACGATTATTTTCTTGGACTGAAGAGTAGTCATGATATCAGAATTTAACAGGTTACGTATGGACAAAAGGTTTGACTGCATGAACTGTTGACCCATCAGAAATCATCCTTTCTTGCTTTTGAAGTTTCTGGTGTTACTCTCTAAGGGAGGAGGAAAAGTTATTACATATTTGCAattgtgaaataaaataatagaaCTGTTGTGATTTAAAGTGGTGGAGAGGTTTATTATGTCCCTTGGTGATCCTGAAGCTATACCAGTTTAGACCTCAGTCCTTGATGGGTTCAACCATACTGggcagttgatgagtaaaatctttaaatcTGGCATTGCTAAAACAAGGTTAGGGTTAGCCAAACCTAGGTGTAGGTTAGGTTAATCCTAACTTCATTGTCAGCCTTACCTTCATTCTAGCAACACCGTCTTTAACTCTCACTTCTGGGACTGGTAAAAGTTGAATGAAATTCATTCAAATCACATGGAGGTGGAAGGGTCCTTATTAAACAGAAGAGTACGATAAACAATAGGGTTGTTTTAGAGGCATTTTATGCAAATAACTTAAACATTAGGATATTTCTGCCCATGTAAAAAAACAGGGTTATTTTCAAGTTGTTTGACACAGGTGCTTTCTGTTTGTTTACGTCATTTTCTGAATATACAGATCAGTTATTAACAAAATTGTGCTTACCATCATGAAATATAACATTTCCAAACAGTAGATCCATGCAAAGTGCAAAGTGGACATGCAAAAAGAGATGTAGAGCCTGCAGAATTGTCAAATGGGCAGGAAAATCCTGGTTGGTTTGCACCAAATGGGATAAAAAAACTACCTCAAAAGGTAGTCTGAATTTTTGGTTCAAATTTCCAagaattctcttttttttttcctgttgaagCCACCTGGATGTTTCAGCTGTCCATGAGAGACAACTGCTTAAATCTtttaagtgcaaggatcacttctctatTTTGTCTATGACCTGTACTTCAAATGTACATTCATTTCTTGCAAAAATATTTACCATTAATAATAAAGATCTTTCAGAAATTTTGGCCAAATAGTAAAGATCCTTTCTTTCACCACCTCTGCAGCTAATTAAACCCCTGCCATACTTTGGGGGGATACCatgattaaccctttcactcctgtggggttcctcattgacaagtaaaattgtgtggtgtcaggcagagtaaaatcttcaaGTCTcggtggcccttacaggagtgaatgggttaattaaattaagtaATCTCCAGGAGCTATATATAACCATGACTGATTAATTCAAACCATTATGGTGTGGAATGGTGCACAAGGAATCTTTACCCTATTTTCCAAGGTGCAAGTGAGCACTTGGTTCTCCCTGATGAAGGGACTAATCCTCCGACACTCTTGTTAAGGCCAGGTGAGTATGAAATCAATAATTGCCACAGAAAACTTTGTTCACTTAATAGTGTACACTTTAGGTATTATTAATTCACTGATTGAACGTCACACATGGCATCaaaatttcatgttattttataGACCATACAAGGAAGCAGAAGACTGGTTCTTTTTCACAAACAAAATGGTCAAAAATGCCTAATGTTAATTATCATTCTTCTTGCTtgacaataacaattatttttgtattttttgaaCTTTGAAGAAAACGCACTAATTCAGCAGTTACTCAGATCAAGGTGTTCTATGGACATTTCAAGTGCTCGTTTTTGATCTTTTTTGACAGTCCCATGAATAAGAAGTTCCCTTCTGTTTAGATAACATTAATCAATTTGCCTAAAATTTGATTGATTTCATACATTTCGTTATCACGTTCCCTGAATATACATTGGGGACAACAATGCTAACAACTCATTCCTTTCTGCTTTGTTGGGTGCAGTTCTAAAATAACCATGCATCAGAGGTAAAGTCTACCTCCCTTCCCCACTTTTAATAAGCTCAGTAAAATTTGATTAATGGTCAACGAAAATGCACAGAACACGACTGGAGTAACACATTTTTATGGGCAAAGCCCTCTTTATGTTCATTTGTCTATGTATCTTGTGCCCACGGACTAGTTGATTGCTCCGTGCAAATATAACCAAGTTATATCACatcgggcaaccctaaaacccggaatccgcaatcacagtacaatacagagagtaaaaactatcctaaacattcataaaagttaaccttaggcctaattaggcctaaacaaacgtttttaggcctaattaggcctaacgttagcttttatgaatgtttaggatagtttttactctgtgtattgtactgtgattccggattcccggttttagggttgccctgtCACATCTAAAGAAACCGCACGCTAATTGGCCAATGGAACAGTGTTAGTCTAACCTGAATTTGTTATCTTTCCAACACAATGGCCACGAATACTTGCATCGGTGAGCGAAAAGGAAAGAATGTGTACCACAAACATTGAATTTGTCTTCAGCAACTAGCAATGTCGCTCGCTATATCTGTTTAAACGACACAATGATAAACCGCTCAAGCGACGTATACGTAAAGAGTTGTTTTTATTGGAAAAGTAAACTCATAATATTCACTTTTTCCCTTTATTACAACGCTTAAGTTCGCTTTCATACGGGTAAAAAACATGCATTAAATTTATAGCCAAAAATTCGGCTGATGTATGTACAACTAAAGATTAATATTGATAACACCTATGCGCTgcttgtacaagtacaaggattaatttcaagattttttctATATGAcggtaaggtttttttttttataattgttGGTCTTAACGACAAAAGGAGGGGTTTTTTCCTGCAAAACTGTGAGCAAAACAGCTGTCATAACTCCGTGAATGCGTGCGGATGCATGATGAGCTAACATGACGATTATGCATTTCGCAAAGATTTCACAGCGGGGATGATTAACTTAAAACACGCTAAAGGACTTCAAAAATTTACGAACCTCATGAAAATGCGATAAAATATAATTTCTCTTTGAGTACAGTACtacttgtcatattaaaagaaACGAAAATGCCTTGAAAACTTCCAATTCGTGTCCTTAAAATAGCTTAAAATTGATACAATACAACATTGGTTCAATTATCAGCTTGAATTGAAGAAATCATCTCCCGACTATTTTTGGAAGAACAGTTCTTGTGTTGAGCTTGGCAGAATCGGTACCATCATCCACAATTTCTTCGATAGGTCTTCGAGGCTTCGCTTTACCGGACGTTGGAGCAGCTGGTGGCAGTTTAGCAACACCTGAGCTAGAATTTTGCCGCTGAAAACCGCTCTTCTCGTTGGAGTTCGCATCTGGCGCCCTTGGCAATCGCCGGCGAAGCCAAGGATGTCGAAGCGCTTGCGAAGGGGTCATTCTCTGAGTTGGATCCCATTCTAAACATCTCTGAAGAAAATCGATGAATTGGGCATCATCGCAACCTTTCAAAGCGGTTGTAAATGTTTTGGAGCCAGGTGGTCCCCGTGTTTTTCCGTGTCTTGAGCGACCACCAGTTAGAACTGTGCTTCCGTCTGGTAGAGTGGTTGCTGTACAGTACCTTGGATGACCTTTAGAATTAATGAAGTTTTTCGAGCGCTTAGATCCGTCTAATAGCTTCTGAGATGGCATTCCTAAGAGTTCTATTATACAGGCAAGTTGATCTCCTTCATCTTCACCGGGAAACAAAGGATATCCTGTTAAGAGCTCGGCCAAAATGCATCCAAAACTCCACATATCGATTGCCATGCCATACCGAGCGCCAAGAATCACTTCGGGTGCGCGATAAAATCTGCTTTGAATATATGTATAAATACGCTGATGCTCGTAGCAACTAGAGCCAAAGTCGATCACTTTAATTCCACTCCTACCCTGTTGTTTTAGCAAAATGTTCTCTGGTTTTAAATCGCAGTGAATAATTCGATTGCGATACAGTGCATCGCTACACTGCAGAATAGAATGTGCGAATTTTCGAACCAGCTGTAAACTAAACCCTTGAAATTTGTTCTTCTTGATAAGCTCATACAGGTTCATACTCAGAAGTTCGAATGTCATACAAACATGTCCACGAAATGTGAAATGTTCAAGCATATGAATAATATTGTGATTATTATCCTTGTCTTGCTTTCGCAAATGTTCCAGAATCCTGATTTCTTCTTGAGCTTGCCGATGGAATCGTTTCTCGTTACGCACCATTTTGAGCGCGACGTTGGTTTGCGTCTTGTGATCATAGGCTTTCACAACTTGTCCAAAGCTTCCTTTACCAATAATTTTCACAACTTCATAGCGGTAAGCTATGTGGTCGTGAGGAACTTGGATATACGAGCCCTGATCGTCATCATACCCGCTGTTGTTTGCTCCACCAACCACACCCTGACGTTTCTTCGCGTTTGGCCCAACAAACCAGATTTGCGGATAATTGAAGATTTCGTGACGTTCAAAACTAGTTAGCTTTTGCATGAACTGTTTCATAGCCGCCTCTGGAGTCATCGGTAACCCTCGAGATTTGAGCGTTCCGGAGCCATTCATGCTAGATCTTCTTCCCGACGCTGGCGACCCGTTTCCCGAGACAGAAACTGGTCTGTGAACTGCCGGAAGACCTTGCTTTTCATTCACGATCTTGCTCTTATTCTGTTGATtagtttcttcttcaaacagcTGCTGCACTTGAACCCCTCCAACAAGGGGAAGAGCTCCAGAAATGCTCGATTCATGTGGTTTAACATTGCTTTTCGTCGACGGTTTCAAAGGTGGCAAA from Montipora foliosa isolate CH-2021 chromosome 7, ASM3666993v2, whole genome shotgun sequence includes the following:
- the LOC138010641 gene encoding dual specificity tyrosine-phosphorylation-regulated kinase 2-like, with protein sequence MITTSQRKPLPVSKRSTGGDAIYVDRNSNADVLPPLKPSTKSNVKPHESSISGALPLVGGVQVQQLFEEETNQQNKSKIVNEKQGLPAVHRPVSVSGNGSPASGRRSSMNGSGTLKSRGLPMTPEAAMKQFMQKLTSFERHEIFNYPQIWFVGPNAKKRQGVVGGANNSGYDDDQGSYIQVPHDHIAYRYEVVKIIGKGSFGQVVKAYDHKTQTNVALKMVRNEKRFHRQAQEEIRILEHLRKQDKDNNHNIIHMLEHFTFRGHVCMTFELLSMNLYELIKKNKFQGFSLQLVRKFAHSILQCSDALYRNRIIHCDLKPENILLKQQGRSGIKVIDFGSSCYEHQRIYTYIQSRFYRAPEVILGARYGMAIDMWSFGCILAELLTGYPLFPGEDEGDQLACIIELLGMPSQKLLDGSKRSKNFINSKGHPRYCTATTLPDGSTVLTGGRSRHGKTRGPPGSKTFTTALKGCDDAQFIDFLQRCLEWDPTQRMTPSQALRHPWLRRRLPRAPDANSNEKSGFQRQNSSSGVAKLPPAAPTSGKAKPRRPIEEIVDDGTDSAKLNTRTVLPKIVGR